tcacctgttttgtaaaaagagattcattttatttcaggtggTAATGTGTTAACAGCCTTTTGATGGATCAATTTAAGACCTCATTTAGTTTTAATTTAGTTGCCTGCAGGGGTTATAGGTAATAGGTATAATctgaaacaaatgttttgatAGAATAGCCATGTACTGTGGGGTGTAATGCATTTAAGTGAACTCTACTTCCATATACTATATTCTGCATTATCACGAGTTATGATATAAAATGCACCTTGTGCCTTTGCTTAGGCAGTGGCTCAGTTATGAGTGTATTGTTTACGTTTAACATAACAGAAAAGCAAAGACCAACACcacaaaggttaaaaacttgctggaagatttaaaaaaaaaagactagtACAGGTAGATTGTGGTTAATTTTTTTCCCAACCATAATGAACTGTATTCCTCTGTGTCTTTGAAATCAACTCACATATTTAACAAAATTCAAGTttttcagtagttttttttctctccaagtGTTGACGTTTTGGAGTATGATTTAAAATACCACATCGTGAATTAAACAGAAGTTGTTCATGAGAATTCAGCGTTGATCGAATGACTAACTTTTTGGGTAGAAAACGTTTCTGTCAGACTACAGTATGTGATCTCCGTTCTCTTTCCTCTGTCCAATGATCTCACGCAGGATGTGTTTCTAATGATCAGACGTCATAAGACGACCATCTTTACAGATGCCAAAGAGTCTACCACAGTCTATGAACTGAAACGCATTGTGGAAGGTATTTTAAAGAGGCCACCAGAAGATCAGAGGCTTTATAAGGTAAACTAActtcaaacattacattttttcttttgatagAAATAACTGTGAGCAATGGAAGTTATTTATCATCAAGTATATTAGTGTAATAAGGGGGGAATGAAACATGTACAGAAACTtgcagcttttgttttattgttgctgCTTGTCACATTCAGCTAAGCTGTGTTTTATTATctataaaaaacaaattcatgaTTTACCACTTGGTGATTGAGAAGACAGTCAACAGGAAAACATGACGGTATTAACTTGACTGCTTCTTGGAATAAGGTATACCAGTTGCAACATTTAGTCCATTAACAGCTCTGTATTAGTATAGATTTTGTTTTATCATTAAAATGATCCCACAGCATTATTTAGTGGATTAatcaataatataaatataataatagaAGATGACTGTGGTAGAATTTATGATTTACTTTACTGCattaatcaaaaacattcaaactatCTTATTTTTTCAGCCTTAACACATTTCTTATATTATCTACCGGTATATTTCtacatcttaaaaacaaatgtttatcgATGTTGTATCATAAACTCTGATATCCTGTCATAGAGGGATTGATCCATTGTGGCATCACTGGCAGagcattaaaaatgtaacttatttTTAACTGCAGCCTTAAATTTACACAGAAGTGAGGGTGGATGCTTAACATCAAGCTTTGCCTGACACTGTAACAAACTGTGTCTCCTCATTCCCTTCTGAAACGTTGAACATGGTGTCTGAACGTTGTTAATATTCACAGTGTGGAACAAAACTGTAGTGAATGAACAGCTGGCTCTGCActgcttttatcttttttttttctaatatctCAACTAGGATGACGTGATGCTTAACGACGGACAAAGTCTTGGAAATTGTGGCTTCACAAATCAAACAGCTCGACCACAGGCCCCAGCCACGGTGGGCTTAGCTTTTCGTCTGGGTGGTAAGCACCTCACTCTGTAATCAACCTCATATCAGCCCATTTGTGGTCTAGGTTTTAGTCGATCCGTAATTGTGATCTTGAGTAGCTCTGATTTTCTGCTGTGATGTGCATTCCTTTGGATTATTaatcctctttctctctctctctctttattttcttcttgttgtgtctctctctctctgtcgtctcAGATGATTCATTTGAGCAGCTGAGGATTGAGTCTTTCTCCACTCCCCCAGAGCTCCCTGACGTCATGAAGCCCCAGGACTCGGGCAGCACAGCCAACGAGCAGGCTGTTCAGTGAGGGAGGGTGCAGAGAAACGATAGCGACGCAAAGGGGGTCCAGAGGGAGGATGCacggggggagggaggggttgattTTTGGGAGGAGATGCCTCAGCGTGAGAGTTTTACCCTGCCGACAACAGACCTTCAGCTGGgcataaacattttcaaacacggATTCCCCTTGTGGTTAATTTGAGGGTGGGCGCTTCAAAGTGATTCATTTGTCCTGATATCGGTGAACGCATGCTAGATAAATTGATAATTTCACACAAGACCCTTCAGAGATACCTGACGGACTTGTCACGACACTGTCAGTCATCCATGGGATTGGTTAAGGCTGAACGTAAAGAATTGTACCTCGTATTTAATTAATTCTAGTCTTTTTGGGGGGTAAGGTTCTGCTGCcttacttgtgttttttattttgctggCTTAAATGTGGGAGTTGATAAGGTGTGACATTTTTAGgcttttatgtttgtgtgttacttTATTAAACTATTACTAggatttaacatgtttttggtCTTTGGCCTGAATATGTGTTGCGACAATAGCTAGGAGTTTGTGAATTTCTGAGTTACTATCTGTATTTCAAGAAACTTTTGGACATCATGAATCTGAAAACAAAATAGATTCACTCATTTGGCAGAAGATCTGGCATTAAGATGAACATTTCTTGGTATTTTACGTATCAGTAGTTGTAGTTTTCATACTGTAGCTGCTCACAGAGGTTACTGAGACTGAATGCGCTCAGTTGTGGGTATCTACAACACTGTAACACTGGTGTGGACctggtgttgaaaatgaaatgatccACAGGCAAAGCAGCAATCAAAAATGAATTGATAATgattattgatttgttttcattattttttacctTATTAACAAAAGGTGGAGACTAACCAACCTTCCTCTCCAGTGTTTGATTGTAGCCCATTACATCTTGGAGATGTTGATGCGTAGTAAACCTAAACCGCTTTAAGTTAAAACAAGTAGTTTATACTGTGCGTGTGAGTGGTGGGCTGCACATTCGACTCTTCATAATTCATCAATCATTGCTCTGCTAGGTTTAGTTCATGCTGCAACTGTGTTGTATTATACACCATGAATACCTTAATGCACAATGTTTCCCTAATATAAAAGGTGAATTAGTGGTAAACTCCTCTCCACATCCAAATATCAAATTGTATAACACTGGTTCTCACTATCCAGAAAACtacgattaaaaaaaacaacaatcccCCATTAGTTATGACAGGAAACTATTTTCTGACCTGGGGTGTTGAAAAAATAGTTGACAAACGCATTTAAAAATTGAGGCTGTTAAACAGTGGGACATGATCAAAGTTGCACTTGTAACTgatttaacattaaaacaactgTTTTTCACCCTTTTGCACTGTGGTGTTTTGTATGCCGTTGTTGTCAATTCTAAACATGTTAACAGAACAGTACACTCTAATATGTACAGGAACTGTTGGatgaaaactatttaaaaaaaaaaaaagattttgctGATATGGGGAGTTGCAGTGACCATGTGGTATTTCAGGAAGGTCTGATATAAAATAAACGCTGGCAACCAGTCACGTATGGCTTATGCTAAACTATCCTCCCTCTGAGGTGTTTCGAGATATTTAGTAAGTAGGTACCAGAACGATTTGTTTTGCAAGCTTCCTGTTTTGTTAACTAATGTAAAAGATAACCGTAGACGTACAGATCTGTGTAAGTATATATTATATTGGTTACAAAACTGCATCAGTTTATTCaacaaattatttattcaattaaTGAACTGTCTGgttaataaaatgaaatttGATTAATGCACTTCAAAATAAACCAGATCACATTTTGGAATTTTGAAAAAGCGAGTATTGTCAATtttgtatggaagcccatttctgccagttaaaaaaataaaaatgaaaataataaaatcataatgagataaaaagtaagtaaaaattatgagataaaaagtcaaaataatgatataaaaaagtcaaaataatgagataaagtcaaaattatgagatattaagtcataataatgagatattaagtcataataatgagataagtcaaaataatgaaattatgaggctttattattttcttttctttttttactggcggaaatggACTTCCATAATTTTGCATGCCAAACTATAAATGAATAAACTattcaggaggaaaaaaaaatcctatttgGGAGTCCAGAAGTTTGGACCTCTCCCTGATTAATTGGCAAACAGAAAACGCGACAAAACAAACGTAACTAATGAGCAAATTATATTAGTTGTTCCGAACTTTCCAACAGTACTTGAACGCATCGTACATTAGTTAGCAGGCTTGCAGCCGGATTGTTTTGTAGCATTTTACTAGCATTGGTAACGGCTGCCTGGCTaagcagcagctgtttgatGAACTTTTTGAGTGCATAAATAATgcacttctttttttgaaaCAGTCTTAGCGGTTATAGATGAACTAAACGCATGGAAATGGAtattagtgagtgtgtgttatcTGCAGGTAGAGCCGTGTTGGACATGGTGGAGCGCGAGTGGCAGCCTCTTTCCCCGGGCGAGCTGGAGCAGCGGCTGGATCAGGCTGTGGAGGAGATCTTGGAGGCTGATCTGATAGCAAAACTGAAAACTCAACCTCCTCCCAACTTATACGTCCAGTTACTTCCGAGTCAGGCTGATGTACAGCCCCAAGTTTTGCAGACGACAGCATCCAATTTTCAAGAAAAAGACGAGACCCCGGAAGATCTGCACACATCAGACCACTCTGCAGTCCAGGTACCAAACTTTCTGCTTCAAATCCTGAGACTGTTGATCTTAAAATAGCTGCACAAATCAAGCCAAGCAAGGAGGCAAGATCATAATATTACTCACCTGcaatgcacaaaaaaacaagtgttgttatcttcttttttttaaaatattcactTAAGTACTTACAGTATTCAACCTATTGATACACATTTACATATATGATGTACTTACAATGATCAAATATCCACATAAAGTACATCAGTAGACATTGTCCAGTCCttctctgtattttatttttgtaccgTAATTAATACCAGTTTAACCGTACACACAGTTCAATCAACTGACTTACtaatgttgccttttttttaacaaaatgttcTCATAATTCTTTTTCTCATCAGTACATTGCGGACCTGCTTCAGAGCTCCAAATCCAGAACTCGAATGGCAGGACGGGCCTGTTTATCCCTGTCCCAAACCGTCCAGCTGTCCCTCACTCTGCTTTCTGAGCGTGTCAGCTACCGCTCTGTTTCTCACCGCTTCCACCTGGAGAAAGGAAACATCCACAggatcttcttttctttctgtgagCGCATCAACATGCTGGGAGAGAGGCTCATCAGATGGCCAGTCGGTGGGTTGACCGCAGTGTTTGTTCAAGATTTGTTGGGATGATCATTGCGGTGttgttaatgtatttaaaagggggggtttcttctctttcctccagGCACTGAGGCTATAGAGGCCCTTGTTCCACTTTCCAGtcaagagatggaggaggagcaAGGAGTACCTCTAGTGTTGGGAGTGTTGGGACACACCAGCATCCCTATCCGTCTGCCTATGGGGAAACATGATGTGGACAGCACTGTGCCTAAAGTAAAACGGATGAAAACCGAGGCGTATGCCGACTCCTGGCTCAACCTTCAGCTGGTATGTGACATCAATGGCCGGTTCTTACACTGCAGAATCAGCAAAGGGTCAGACGTGGACAGAGGCAGCGCTCTGAGAGACAAACTCAAAGACCATCCTGAAATGATGCCCTCTGGTTCCTGCCTCGTGGCCCAAGCCGGTTACCCGCTCTCTGCTCAGATTTTGACTCCATACTCAGGAAGCCTCGGACCAAGAGAGGAGCTCTTTAACAAAACGCTGGAGGGACATTTTCAAATACTGGATCAGGCGGTTGCCAACCTTAAAGCCAGATTTCAAAGGCTCCAATATCTTGATATCGGGAACTATGATCGAGCCAGAATTGTTGTGCTGACTGCCTGTGTGCTGCATAACGTGTTTCTGGACATTGGACAGGTGGTACAAGGAGATGTTGAGAAGGAGGAAGCTGCATCCAGCGAGGTGGAGGGGGAGGTAGATGAAGAGGGTGTACAGAGACGTGACACCATCTCACAATTGTTGTTCAAGAACTTTGACTCTGGAAGCAGATGATGTGATAAGATCTGTCGAAAATGTTCTGTTTATGGATGTTAGCGTAAAGTTCTGGAGAATAAAAGATCGTTTTAACAGAATCTCTAGTAGTTTGGTTTGTCAGCACACAACAccaaaatcaaaatgaacaGAAGTAAATCTGGGAAATACAGAAGAACGACAAATGTTGATCAAGCCAAATGTCTTACCTGTGTCCAGAACAGTTTCAACTCCTGCTTTTAAATTTTAGTTTAGGAAATAAAACGTAAACCTACGATCATCCCAGAATAGACTCTTGGACTGATAATGGTTTATCGAATCAATAGGTAATATATTTCTAAACAAATAGAAGTTTATGAAACAGCCAATATACGCTTTGTGTATAATAGCAACAAATCGTGGTTTATTTACGGTGATATTTTGTAACACGCTCTGGCGCACTAAATGGAGACACGGGAACATTAACAATGAAGAGGTCGTAAAAATGAATTCTGTTTAGTTTGATAACTCATTGGACTGGAACGCATCGTTAagccaaaaacaaatgtatcttAACACATTTATCAACAGTTCTGATCTTAATCGTGTCATCTTGGAGAATATTTGAAATGAGCTGTAACAGGACATAAATAttgttttcacttgtttttaaactcctaactgcaaaaaaaaaaacaaaaaacaatgtcgCAGTTCCTCACTGTCACCACAGGAAGTCGGAGAACTTTTTAAAGAGCGTTGAGACCAAACACAAAGCAAAAACTTTCCTTTGGTTTCTCATGcaaataaagctgtttttttttgttttgtttttaggcGCACAGGTTACCAAGCTTATCAGGTAGAACACCGATAATAAGAcagtcaaaaaaacaaagttttaattGTCTGTCCATggcaaaatatttattttggggagGGGACATTTACAAAGAGGATATTAAATGCAGAATGTTTAATTGAAAGTTATTAATACTGTATAGTGTCTCAAAAAAAGCAGATTAAGTCATTAAAAGGGAAAGCtttttggggcgctggtggtgcagtggttagtgtgcgcgccccatgtatgaaggctatagtcctccaagcgggcggcccaggttcacatcccacctgtggcttctttcctgcatgtcattccccactctctctctctccctgatgtacgactctatccactgtcctatctctccattaaaggcatgaaaaagccccaaaagaaatctttaaaaaaaagaagtgaaagcttttctttgaaAATGTATCTGACAGCTCTTAAGACTAACAATGTTAAGTATCAACATTAtatattttgaatttccctcgggatcaataaagtatcgaTCTatatgtgttattattattataactacACATTgttaggttttattttgaagatacTTGATGATGACAATCATGCCATCATCATTGTGGTTAGCTTGTCGGTTTCATTCTTGTGCCTGCGATACAATAACATGTAACAGATATTGATATATTTGTATAAAAAGGTGGTACAGTGATGGAAGGGTGTCTGTATTAGACAGCAAACTATCGTACACTAATTCAGTACAAAAATAACTGACTTTTTCATCCAATGAAGCgtcaacagaaaacatgaactTTAAAGACCTGATGGTGGTTTAAACAGGAGTCACCCAGAGTATGTATGATTTGTTGGTCTTATTCTGAACTAATGATTTTGAAACATTTGACATGTGTCAACACAACCAATCAGCAAATGTAAATAACAAACATTCTATTTTTCTCTCTATGTgcaacattataaaaaaaaagtctttggtAAGAGCTCATGGAAGTTTAGATACCCTTCCCATCGCTTCTGGCCTAATGTCCATCTGTGGTGCTGCTCTTCTGAGCCAGGCTGGAGATGGCCTGTGCCAAATTGTTAATGgcctctatctttctctcctccaAGTCTTTCTGTTGGGCCCACATGttcatcttcctctcctgcagctccatgTACAGCTGTAGGACGTCCTGGGGAGGCCTGGGAGCGCAGGGGGCAGCTGTGGCAGGAGGTGTAGGGAGGATAGGGGTGAACCTCTTGCTAGCTATGGCTCTGGCTACTCTGGTGCCACTGAGCTTGGCCCTTCGTTGGGCTTCAACCTCCTCCCTGCTCTTATCCAGGACCTCATGCATGGCACTGAAGAACTCCCAGTGGACGCTGGCTGCCCCGAGCCTCTTGGCCCTCTCAGCATTCCTCCTGTACGTCGCCAGTATGTTTCTCCACTTAA
This Labrus bergylta chromosome 16, fLabBer1.1, whole genome shotgun sequence DNA region includes the following protein-coding sequences:
- the elob gene encoding elongin-B isoform X1; protein product: MFTDVFLMIRRHKTTIFTDAKESTTVYELKRIVEGILKRPPEDQRLYKDDVMLNDGQSLGNCGFTNQTARPQAPATVGLAFRLGDDSFEQLRIESFSTPPELPDVMKPQDSGSTANEQAVQ
- the elob gene encoding elongin-B isoform X2 → MDVFLMIRRHKTTIFTDAKESTTVYELKRIVEGILKRPPEDQRLYKDDVMLNDGQSLGNCGFTNQTARPQAPATVGLAFRLGDDSFEQLRIESFSTPPELPDVMKPQDSGSTANEQAVQ
- the LOC109992949 gene encoding putative nuclease HARBI1, yielding MEMDISECVLSAGRAVLDMVEREWQPLSPGELEQRLDQAVEEILEADLIAKLKTQPPPNLYVQLLPSQADVQPQVLQTTASNFQEKDETPEDLHTSDHSAVQYIADLLQSSKSRTRMAGRACLSLSQTVQLSLTLLSERVSYRSVSHRFHLEKGNIHRIFFSFCERINMLGERLIRWPVGTEAIEALVPLSSQEMEEEQGVPLVLGVLGHTSIPIRLPMGKHDVDSTVPKVKRMKTEAYADSWLNLQLVCDINGRFLHCRISKGSDVDRGSALRDKLKDHPEMMPSGSCLVAQAGYPLSAQILTPYSGSLGPREELFNKTLEGHFQILDQAVANLKARFQRLQYLDIGNYDRARIVVLTACVLHNVFLDIGQVVQGDVEKEEAASSEVEGEVDEEGVQRRDTISQLLFKNFDSGSR
- the si:dkey-66i24.7 gene encoding uncharacterized protein si:dkey-66i24.7, whose amino-acid sequence is MEVIETIVIQSTEVEGKETVVSSVDTDKSKAEFIWTLQATWHLVNTRLEMDQVFDQPVCKKKKLWEMVAEKVNAKLREADATDVAVKAYECDLKWRNILATYRRNAERAKRLGAASVHWEFFSAMHEVLDKSREEVEAQRRAKLSGTRVARAIASKRFTPILPTPPATAAPCAPRPPQDVLQLYMELQERKMNMWAQQKDLEERKIEAINNLAQAISSLAQKSSTTDGH